A part of Saccharicrinis carchari genomic DNA contains:
- a CDS encoding glycosyltransferase, giving the protein MPKYSVIIPVYNRPHELDELLHSLTLVNYKDFEVIVVEDGSQRSSKDICAHYKNKLNLRYEYQNNTGPGPARNTGAGLAQGDYFLFFDSDCLIPAEYFNRVDEKLDNVDCFGGPDMAHPSFNTIQKAISYSMTATLTTGGIRGGKKKLDKFYPRSFNMGIKKEVFQELKGFAKLRFGEDLDFSMRILEAGYTTKLIIEAGVYHKRRNNFKSFFKQVYNSGIARINLNYRHPGSLKMVHALPALFTIGYIITILAGIYFPSFYLLALFPWIIFIVDASIQSKSVKVGMASSLAAMVQIVGYGLGFISATIKRKLFRGREFTAYEKNFYD; this is encoded by the coding sequence ATGCCCAAGTATTCTGTAATTATACCGGTGTATAACCGTCCGCACGAACTAGACGAACTACTGCACAGCCTAACACTCGTAAACTATAAAGATTTTGAAGTTATTGTTGTGGAGGACGGATCGCAACGCAGCTCTAAAGATATTTGTGCACATTATAAAAATAAGCTGAATCTGCGATACGAATACCAGAACAACACCGGCCCCGGACCTGCGCGCAACACCGGTGCAGGATTAGCTCAAGGCGACTATTTTTTGTTTTTTGATTCCGATTGTCTGATTCCGGCGGAGTATTTTAACAGGGTAGATGAAAAACTGGACAATGTAGATTGTTTCGGCGGACCCGATATGGCCCACCCATCGTTTAACACCATTCAAAAGGCCATCAGCTATTCCATGACGGCTACCCTGACCACAGGCGGTATAAGAGGCGGAAAAAAGAAACTGGATAAATTTTATCCCCGCAGTTTTAACATGGGCATAAAAAAGGAAGTATTTCAGGAACTGAAAGGATTTGCAAAACTCCGTTTTGGCGAAGATCTGGATTTTAGCATGCGCATACTTGAGGCCGGCTATACCACCAAACTGATTATAGAGGCCGGCGTTTATCACAAACGCCGCAACAATTTCAAATCGTTTTTTAAACAGGTATATAACTCCGGTATTGCTCGCATTAATTTAAACTATCGCCATCCCGGATCGCTAAAAATGGTTCATGCCTTGCCGGCTCTGTTTACCATTGGATACATCATTACCATATTGGCAGGCATCTACTTTCCATCTTTTTACCTTTTGGCACTTTTTCCGTGGATAATATTTATTGTAGATGCCTCTATACAAAGTAAAAGTGTAAAGGTGGGCATGGCATCAAGCCTGGCCGCCATGGTACAAATAGTTGGCTATGGCTTGGGATTCATCTCGGCCACAATAAAACGTAAGCTATTCAGAGGCCGGGAATTTACCGCCTACGAGAAGAATTTTTACGACTAA
- a CDS encoding RNA polymerase sigma factor, whose amino-acid sequence MKSIQKMPDNSLVQAFISGDEKCLQVLIDRHKNKIYSYILMLVKQQELAEDIFQDTFIKVIQNLKRGKYVDNGRFPSWVMRIAHNLVIDFYRKQKHMKVVSNDDNEYDLLNSTKYADATVEDKMVYTQILNDVSELLELLPDNQKEVVRLRHFMGLSFKEIAEETGVSINTALGRMRYALINMRTMVEEKNISLTI is encoded by the coding sequence ATGAAGAGCATTCAAAAAATGCCCGATAACAGCTTGGTTCAAGCTTTTATATCAGGCGATGAGAAATGTTTGCAAGTTCTCATAGACAGGCATAAGAATAAAATTTACTCCTACATACTAATGCTGGTAAAACAGCAGGAACTGGCCGAAGACATATTTCAGGATACTTTTATTAAGGTGATTCAAAATCTGAAAAGAGGTAAATACGTCGATAACGGAAGGTTTCCGTCGTGGGTGATGCGTATTGCCCATAATTTGGTCATCGATTTTTACCGCAAGCAAAAGCATATGAAGGTGGTGTCCAACGACGACAACGAATACGATTTGCTTAACTCTACAAAATATGCCGATGCTACGGTAGAGGATAAAATGGTGTACACGCAAATTTTAAACGACGTAAGCGAACTGCTGGAGCTACTGCCCGACAATCAAAAGGAAGTAGTCAGGCTCAGACATTTTATGGGGCTTAGCTTTAAAGAGATTGCCGAAGAAACCGGAGTGAGCATAAATACAGCCCTTGGCAGGATGCGATATGCGCTAATAAATATGCGCACAATGGTTGAAGAGAAAAATATTTCGCTAACAATTTAA
- the asnB gene encoding asparagine synthase B has protein sequence MCGFAVYTGSDKMDKILFASEFNRIKYRGPDNSVFRDFGKQGWMGFHRLSIMDVSNNGNQPLEYQNIHLVCNGEVYNSPQLRKKYEDHYHFMSTSDCEVIIPLFLDKGIKETVCALDAEFVFVIYDSAENKYFAARDPIGIRPLFYGYSATGDILFSSEMKTLHSFCQEIKPFPPGHYYDGEEFICYRDISKVETFAHHKLNEIFRNINEKLTRGIEKRLHADVPVGFLCSGGLDSSLVCAVAAKMLKCPIKTFAIGIEDDPIDTKYARIVADYLGADHTEVLFTKQDIFDNLSTLIYNIETWDITTIRASVGMYLICKYISENTDVKVLMTGEIADEIFGYKYTDFAPSPAAFQKEAEKRLNEIHQYDVLRADRCISSCGLEARVPFGDLDFVDYVMRIAPEIKMNNTGIGKYLLRKAFEDDYLPQEILYRQKAAFSDAVGHSCVDHLKACAEEMYSYPDLANAAEKYPHGTPFSKESLMYRDIFEMHFPGRSGLIKNFWMPNKEWENCNVNDPSARVLPNYGASGV, from the coding sequence ATGTGCGGATTTGCAGTTTATACCGGAAGCGATAAGATGGACAAAATTTTGTTTGCCAGTGAGTTCAACAGAATCAAATACAGAGGACCGGATAATTCAGTGTTCAGAGACTTTGGAAAACAAGGCTGGATGGGATTTCATCGTTTAAGCATAATGGATGTGTCGAACAATGGAAACCAGCCTCTTGAATACCAAAACATCCATTTGGTGTGTAATGGTGAAGTATACAACTCTCCCCAACTGCGTAAAAAGTACGAAGATCACTATCATTTTATGTCGACCAGTGATTGTGAAGTAATTATCCCCTTATTTTTAGATAAAGGGATTAAGGAGACCGTGTGTGCGTTGGATGCTGAATTTGTATTTGTAATTTACGATTCAGCAGAAAACAAATACTTTGCAGCCCGCGATCCTATTGGTATCCGACCATTGTTTTACGGTTATTCAGCCACAGGGGATATCCTATTTTCCAGCGAAATGAAAACATTACATTCGTTCTGTCAGGAGATAAAACCATTTCCTCCCGGACATTATTACGATGGCGAAGAGTTTATTTGCTACCGTGATATCTCAAAAGTAGAAACCTTTGCCCACCACAAGCTGAACGAAATATTCCGTAACATCAACGAAAAATTGACACGGGGGATTGAAAAACGACTTCATGCCGACGTTCCGGTTGGTTTCCTTTGCAGCGGTGGGCTGGATTCTAGCTTAGTATGCGCAGTAGCTGCCAAAATGCTGAAGTGCCCTATTAAAACATTTGCCATAGGCATAGAAGATGACCCCATAGATACTAAATATGCACGCATCGTAGCCGATTATTTGGGGGCCGATCATACCGAAGTACTGTTTACAAAACAAGATATTTTTGATAACCTCAGTACTTTAATATATAACATCGAAACCTGGGACATAACAACCATCAGGGCTTCCGTGGGCATGTATCTTATTTGTAAATACATCAGCGAAAACACCGACGTAAAAGTATTAATGACGGGCGAAATTGCAGATGAAATTTTCGGTTACAAATATACCGACTTCGCCCCCAGTCCAGCTGCTTTTCAGAAGGAAGCCGAAAAACGTCTGAACGAAATCCATCAATACGATGTACTGCGTGCCGACCGATGCATATCGTCATGTGGTCTGGAAGCCCGCGTACCTTTTGGCGACCTCGACTTTGTGGATTACGTAATGCGCATAGCACCCGAAATTAAAATGAACAATACCGGCATAGGAAAATACCTGTTACGTAAAGCTTTTGAAGATGATTATTTACCGCAGGAAATCCTATATCGGCAAAAAGCGGCTTTTTCGGATGCCGTTGGGCACAGTTGCGTGGATCACTTAAAAGCCTGTGCCGAAGAAATGTACAGCTATCCCGACCTTGCTAATGCCGCAGAAAAATATCCCCACGGCACTCCCTTCTCCAAAGAATCACTGATGTACCGCGATATTTTTGAGATGCACTTCCCCGGAAGATCAGGTCTTATCAAAAACTTTTGGATGCCTAACAAGGAATGGGAAAACTGCAACGTGAATGACCCCAGCGCACGGGTACTGCCTAACTATGGAGCTAGCGGAGTGTGA
- a CDS encoding tetratricopeptide repeat protein yields the protein MIGELRERYKKRISSQEAEAFDRAGEEISYNMTHFITAVQMGTVNKVWHTFLRVRLADGSSVLLDQTSNTLIDLLNPAEVTRMWDLIPEEPVRENIILYSNSNKQAFNDAKEAYNQKDYQKAEKLFAHLNESDPDDKVIGRYLSSVYLYQGKKEMAQAILKNN from the coding sequence ATGATAGGTGAATTGCGTGAGCGCTATAAAAAACGGATATCGTCTCAAGAGGCCGAAGCATTTGACCGAGCCGGCGAGGAGATAAGTTATAATATGACACATTTTATTACTGCTGTTCAAATGGGTACCGTCAACAAGGTGTGGCATACTTTTTTACGGGTGCGGCTCGCAGATGGATCGTCTGTGTTACTGGATCAAACAAGTAATACCCTTATTGATTTATTAAACCCGGCAGAAGTTACCCGAATGTGGGATTTGATTCCGGAAGAGCCGGTAAGGGAAAATATAATTCTTTACAGCAATAGTAACAAGCAAGCTTTTAACGATGCAAAAGAAGCGTATAATCAGAAAGATTACCAGAAGGCAGAAAAGCTATTCGCGCATTTAAATGAAAGTGATCCCGATGATAAAGTAATAGGCAGGTACCTATCAAGTGTTTACCTTTATCAAGGCAAAAAAGAAATGGCGCAGGCCATATTAAAAAACAATTAA
- a CDS encoding KdsC family phosphatase, with amino-acid sequence MSNFKEDLMKVKAFAFDVDGVLSAQIITMDAEGIPLRTINIKDGYALQLAIKLGYPIAIITGGNTEAVKKRYHQLGIEDIYMSASEKIPPLNKWLKKRNLKPEEVMYMGDDLPDYPVMDIVGAPVCPADAVEEIKSLCKYISHKNGGEGCARDVIEQVLRAHGKWGFDHRW; translated from the coding sequence ATGAGTAATTTTAAAGAAGACCTAATGAAGGTGAAAGCTTTTGCCTTTGACGTAGATGGGGTTTTGTCTGCCCAGATTATAACCATGGATGCCGAAGGAATCCCTTTACGCACCATTAACATAAAGGACGGCTATGCCTTGCAACTGGCCATTAAACTAGGCTATCCTATAGCCATTATCACCGGCGGGAATACCGAAGCAGTAAAAAAACGTTACCATCAACTGGGCATTGAAGATATATACATGAGTGCTTCGGAAAAAATACCCCCATTGAACAAATGGTTAAAAAAACGAAATCTGAAACCCGAAGAGGTGATGTATATGGGCGACGACCTACCTGATTATCCGGTTATGGATATTGTTGGAGCTCCGGTTTGTCCGGCAGATGCCGTTGAAGAAATCAAGTCGCTCTGCAAATACATCAGTCATAAAAACGGCGGCGAGGGTTGTGCACGCGATGTCATTGAACAGGTTCTCCGGGCACATGGTAAGTGGGGCTTTGATCATCGCTGGTGA
- a CDS encoding geranylgeranylglycerol-phosphate geranylgeranyltransferase, with product MISLLRLVRLPNLIIIALLQSLIRYGLILPILNYYGYDPVLSHFRFGLLVLATACLAASGYVINDYFDIKIDRLNRPQKMVIDNGLKRREAMFLHVILTFVGVFTGLFLSYVARKETWALLFLAIPLILWYYSTTFKKQGFIGNLVVSGLTALVTIVVVSLEFAMLERVHGSAVINSEACSTAWFWTLGFAFFAFVTTLIREVVKDMEDLYGDEKGGCRTLPIEIGIKYAKIFVLILTCGTLSSIWGLYFYIDILNNSSVTLWYILCLITLPFLWSTYLLFKSDTPKAYHRLSTWYKLIMLAGILFILVARQLF from the coding sequence ATGATATCATTATTACGATTAGTACGTTTACCTAATCTAATTATCATTGCCCTGCTGCAAAGTTTAATTAGGTATGGACTCATCCTTCCTATTTTAAATTATTATGGCTACGATCCGGTGTTGTCCCATTTCCGGTTTGGGTTGTTGGTATTGGCTACTGCCTGTCTGGCGGCATCGGGATATGTAATTAATGATTACTTCGACATTAAAATCGACCGCCTGAACCGTCCGCAAAAAATGGTTATCGACAATGGATTAAAAAGGCGTGAGGCCATGTTTTTACATGTCATCCTCACCTTTGTAGGCGTATTTACAGGTCTGTTCCTCTCGTATGTAGCACGCAAAGAAACCTGGGCACTGTTATTTTTAGCCATACCCTTAATTCTATGGTACTACTCCACCACCTTTAAAAAACAAGGTTTTATTGGCAACTTGGTAGTTTCCGGTTTAACGGCTTTGGTGACCATAGTGGTGGTTTCCTTAGAGTTTGCCATGTTGGAACGCGTTCACGGAAGTGCTGTTATTAACTCCGAAGCTTGCTCTACGGCTTGGTTCTGGACGCTGGGTTTTGCTTTTTTTGCCTTTGTAACAACGCTAATCCGGGAAGTGGTAAAAGATATGGAAGATTTGTACGGCGACGAAAAAGGAGGCTGCCGTACCCTGCCCATTGAAATAGGAATTAAATATGCCAAAATATTCGTTCTCATACTTACATGTGGCACCCTATCGTCGATCTGGGGGCTTTATTTTTATATTGATATACTAAACAACTCTTCCGTTACGCTGTGGTACATCCTATGCCTGATTACCCTGCCCTTTTTATGGTCTACGTACCTGCTGTTTAAATCGGATACCCCTAAAGCCTATCACCGCTTAAGTACGTGGTATAAGCTTATTATGCTGGCAGGCATATTATTCATCCTGGTAGCGAGACAGTTATTCTGA
- a CDS encoding Maf family nucleotide pyrophosphatase, translating to MLQNHLKHYQIILASQSPRRAELLKQLGLDFSLDCKSVEEIYPKGLKNKEIAIYLSQLKASPFQKEVRNTNKLVITSDTIVCLGNEVLGKPTDRNDAINMLKKLSGKLHEVITGVSLTSSNKQKSFAVATQVFFKTLPITEIEYYVDNFEPYDKAGAYGIQEWIGMTGIEKIEGSYFNVVGLPLQKLYMELMKF from the coding sequence ATGCTTCAAAACCATTTAAAACATTACCAAATCATATTAGCCTCCCAATCACCCCGGCGTGCCGAGCTCTTAAAGCAGCTGGGTTTGGATTTTAGCTTGGACTGCAAGAGTGTTGAGGAGATATACCCCAAAGGCCTAAAAAACAAAGAAATAGCAATATACCTCTCCCAATTAAAAGCATCGCCCTTTCAAAAAGAAGTGCGCAACACCAACAAATTGGTCATTACTTCCGATACAATCGTTTGCCTGGGCAATGAAGTGCTCGGGAAGCCTACAGATAGAAATGATGCCATTAACATGCTCAAAAAACTATCCGGAAAATTACACGAGGTAATTACGGGCGTAAGCCTGACGAGCAGTAACAAACAAAAATCCTTCGCAGTGGCTACCCAGGTATTTTTTAAAACGCTACCCATTACAGAGATAGAATATTATGTAGATAATTTTGAGCCCTACGATAAAGCAGGCGCTTATGGCATTCAGGAGTGGATAGGCATGACGGGCATCGAAAAAATTGAAGGCTCCTATTTTAACGTGGTAGGGCTACCGCTGCAAAAATTATACATGGAATTGATGAAGTTTTAG
- a CDS encoding MutS-related protein: protein MDWVEKPVVLLKHQKSYIALAIILSVLTLLSLYFYTINISSSYWPIYLLSVITVLLFNYIFLRKAKPLAEDIVETSQEHINTFRAYQSLIQKIECASFKSEKLAQLKSLVSNDTYSASREIKKLCKLLDFSQQRGVNKIKIPIKGNPFYSLFNSFLLIDIYLVIGTEKWKSKNKTYLKSWAEAVSEFEVINSFAGFCYSNPSYTFPEITEKNNYVHFELLGHPLIDADKRVGNDFHSEGQGKVVMITGSNMGGKSTLLRTVGVNLVLALAGAPCCAQLGQVSNLKVFTSMRTQDNLKEGVSSFYAELDRIEKMLTLIGNNCNVFFLLDEMFKGTNSKDRHKGSFSLINQFNELPTSGIIATHDIELAKLMEHKKWVVNYSFNSNIKDNSMIFNYELNPGICTDFNASELMKKSGIKIIPNISGVQP from the coding sequence TTGGATTGGGTAGAAAAACCTGTGGTTTTATTAAAACATCAAAAATCATATATAGCGCTTGCAATAATCCTTTCGGTTCTGACTTTGCTTAGTTTATATTTTTACACGATTAATATAAGCTCATCCTACTGGCCAATTTATTTACTTTCCGTTATCACTGTTTTACTTTTCAACTACATATTCTTAAGAAAAGCAAAACCACTGGCGGAGGATATCGTTGAAACCTCACAAGAGCATATTAACACTTTTAGAGCTTATCAATCGCTTATCCAAAAAATAGAATGCGCGAGTTTCAAGTCGGAGAAATTAGCACAATTAAAATCACTGGTATCCAATGATACCTACTCAGCATCCAGAGAAATTAAAAAGCTTTGCAAATTATTAGACTTCTCTCAGCAAAGAGGTGTAAATAAGATAAAGATTCCGATCAAAGGAAATCCCTTTTATTCACTCTTTAACAGTTTTCTACTAATAGATATTTACTTGGTTATTGGGACAGAAAAATGGAAATCGAAAAATAAAACATATTTAAAATCTTGGGCCGAAGCAGTTAGTGAGTTTGAAGTAATAAATAGTTTTGCAGGTTTTTGCTATTCAAACCCATCATATACTTTCCCGGAGATAACAGAAAAAAACAACTACGTACATTTTGAGTTGTTAGGACATCCCTTAATAGATGCTGACAAACGTGTTGGTAATGATTTTCACTCCGAAGGACAGGGTAAAGTTGTTATGATAACAGGTTCTAACATGGGAGGGAAAAGTACTTTATTAAGAACCGTTGGCGTAAACCTAGTATTGGCACTGGCCGGTGCGCCTTGCTGTGCTCAATTAGGGCAGGTTTCGAACCTGAAAGTATTTACAAGTATGCGAACCCAGGATAATTTGAAGGAGGGAGTTTCGTCCTTTTACGCAGAATTGGATAGAATAGAAAAAATGCTGACATTGATAGGTAATAATTGCAATGTATTTTTTCTGTTGGATGAGATGTTTAAAGGTACCAACTCAAAAGATAGACATAAAGGAAGCTTTTCCTTGATTAATCAATTTAATGAGCTCCCTACGTCAGGAATTATTGCAACACACGATATTGAACTTGCCAAATTAATGGAGCATAAAAAATGGGTTGTAAATTATAGCTTTAACAGTAATATTAAGGATAATTCAATGATTTTCAACTACGAACTCAATCCCGGTATTTGCACTGATTTTAACGCTAGTGAACTTATGAAAAAGAGCGGAATAAAAATTATACCAAATATTTCAGGTGTACAGCCTTAA
- a CDS encoding glycoside hydrolase family 2 TIM barrel-domain containing protein gives MNSQMRQIKNYGMALLLLVFMSCTNYNSYEDVPWEEKSPADWENPAVSEINRMAPRAYFIPFANAQEVDADNIWGSSLIKSLNGEWRFHIAQNPSERPFYFFMDDFDTREWTTIKVPANWECEGFEYPIYTNVKYPHAKTPPTIQAHYNPVGSYKRSFTIPENWTGKDVILHFGAAGSAVYVWVNEQQVGYFEDSKTPSEFNITSYLKDGENTLAVEIFKWSDASYLEDQDFWRLAGITRDVFLMARNPVHIKDFRVNATLSDDYNTGLFKVDVDVATPGQAKVKAVLKDGSQVLQTMIISTSQQAVGECSVTEVKKWTAETPHLYELLITLMDENDQVLEVVRQDVGFRKIEIKDATLLVNGQYVYLKGVNLHEHHDVNGHVVDEATMLKDIEVMKSHNVNAVRTAHYPQPERWYELCNRYGLYVIDEANIESHGMGYGEESLAKDPDWKEAHLYRTRNMYQRDKNQPSVIIWSLGNEAGDGVNFNATYDYLKAMDSSRPVQYERAGNGRNTDLMVPMYARIGSMLNYAKNVAEKPYIQCEYAHAMGNSLGNFKDYWDAIESEKNLQGGFIWDWVDQGLLTTNENGEEFWAYGGDFGPDTVPSDGNFCINGLVNPDRGIKPHLLEMKKVYQYIKFKPVNLDRGIVNIQNKYAFINTDKFDFTYQVKGNGKVVKEGAINGVSLNPDQHKNFNLDVNFDPEPNTEYFLNIYAKLKEAEWRVDAGTELAKEQFKLPVYKQLAQVAPKAEDLTVEEKGGKTSIGNTAFKVVFDNDKGTLISFITDGREMIEQGLTPNFWRAPIDNDFGNKLDQRARAWRKAGQERKVTAAKTISTPQSVNVSYNFEYAYKGDQIGTGKVVYTVDRTGKVQVFNELKITGKDAPEPVRMGTNLVMPGSYDQMTWLGRGPHESYIDRKTSAFVDLYSGPVADQYFPYIRPQENGNKTDVRWVSITDGNGFGLKFTGKRLLEVSAHHNIMEDFESPHRTDGRQVEGVPVINRHTTDVKSRELTSVNIDHKQMGVGGDNSWGAWTHEKYRLTDKNYTYSFTISPVTGMVQASN, from the coding sequence ATGAACAGTCAAATGCGTCAAATCAAAAATTACGGCATGGCCTTGCTCCTGTTGGTCTTTATGTCTTGCACCAACTACAACTCCTACGAGGACGTGCCCTGGGAGGAAAAATCCCCCGCCGACTGGGAAAACCCTGCGGTAAGCGAAATTAACCGGATGGCGCCCAGGGCCTATTTTATCCCCTTTGCCAATGCGCAAGAGGTGGATGCCGATAACATCTGGGGCTCGTCGCTCATAAAGTCTTTGAACGGGGAATGGCGGTTCCATATCGCCCAAAACCCCTCAGAGCGTCCCTTCTATTTTTTTATGGACGATTTTGACACACGCGAATGGACAACCATAAAAGTACCGGCCAACTGGGAGTGCGAGGGTTTTGAATACCCCATTTATACCAATGTAAAATATCCGCACGCCAAAACACCGCCCACCATCCAGGCTCATTATAACCCCGTGGGGTCCTATAAACGCAGCTTTACCATCCCCGAAAACTGGACAGGCAAGGATGTGATCCTTCATTTTGGAGCAGCCGGTTCTGCCGTGTATGTTTGGGTTAACGAGCAGCAGGTGGGCTATTTCGAGGACAGCAAAACACCGTCGGAATTTAATATCACCTCCTATTTGAAAGATGGCGAAAACACCCTGGCCGTCGAAATATTTAAGTGGAGCGATGCCTCCTATCTCGAAGATCAGGATTTTTGGCGTTTGGCGGGCATCACGCGCGATGTGTTTTTAATGGCCCGCAACCCCGTTCATATTAAAGATTTTAGGGTAAACGCTACCCTGAGCGACGACTACAACACCGGCTTGTTTAAGGTAGATGTGGATGTAGCTACACCCGGACAGGCCAAAGTGAAGGCCGTACTGAAGGACGGCAGCCAGGTATTACAAACCATGATCATCAGCACCAGCCAACAGGCGGTAGGCGAATGTAGTGTAACCGAGGTAAAAAAATGGACTGCCGAAACACCCCACTTATACGAATTACTCATCACCCTGATGGACGAAAACGACCAGGTGCTGGAGGTTGTTCGTCAGGATGTAGGTTTCCGAAAAATAGAAATTAAGGACGCCACCCTGTTGGTAAACGGACAATACGTGTACCTAAAAGGTGTAAACCTGCACGAGCACCACGATGTGAACGGGCATGTGGTGGATGAGGCTACCATGCTAAAAGATATTGAGGTGATGAAGAGCCACAACGTGAATGCAGTACGCACGGCCCATTATCCACAGCCCGAACGCTGGTATGAGCTGTGCAACCGTTACGGCCTCTATGTTATCGACGAGGCCAATATCGAATCGCACGGCATGGGCTACGGCGAAGAATCCCTGGCCAAGGATCCCGATTGGAAAGAGGCGCATTTGTATCGCACCCGCAATATGTACCAACGCGATAAAAATCAACCGTCCGTTATTATCTGGTCCCTGGGCAACGAGGCCGGCGACGGGGTAAATTTTAATGCCACCTACGATTATCTCAAAGCAATGGACAGCTCGCGCCCCGTGCAATACGAAAGGGCCGGTAACGGACGCAATACCGACCTCATGGTTCCCATGTATGCGAGGATAGGCAGCATGTTGAACTATGCCAAAAACGTGGCCGAAAAACCTTACATACAATGTGAATATGCCCACGCCATGGGCAACAGCCTGGGTAACTTTAAGGACTACTGGGACGCCATCGAGTCGGAAAAAAACCTGCAAGGCGGGTTTATCTGGGACTGGGTGGACCAAGGCCTGCTGACCACCAACGAAAACGGTGAGGAGTTTTGGGCCTACGGTGGCGACTTCGGCCCCGACACGGTGCCCAGCGACGGTAACTTCTGCATCAACGGACTGGTAAATCCCGACAGGGGCATCAAGCCGCACCTGTTAGAAATGAAAAAAGTGTACCAGTACATCAAGTTCAAGCCCGTTAACCTGGACAGGGGTATTGTAAACATCCAAAATAAATACGCTTTTATCAATACCGATAAATTCGATTTTACCTACCAGGTAAAAGGAAACGGCAAAGTAGTGAAGGAAGGTGCTATCAATGGCGTATCCTTGAATCCGGACCAGCATAAAAACTTCAATCTGGACGTAAACTTTGATCCGGAACCCAATACCGAGTACTTTTTAAATATCTATGCCAAACTGAAAGAAGCAGAATGGCGGGTGGATGCCGGTACGGAACTGGCCAAAGAGCAGTTTAAACTGCCCGTTTACAAACAACTTGCCCAGGTAGCCCCCAAGGCCGAGGATTTAACCGTTGAAGAAAAGGGTGGAAAAACGAGCATTGGCAATACGGCTTTTAAAGTAGTGTTTGACAACGACAAAGGTACATTGATATCTTTTATTACGGATGGCAGGGAAATGATCGAGCAAGGGCTCACGCCCAATTTTTGGAGGGCGCCCATCGACAATGATTTTGGCAACAAACTGGACCAACGGGCCCGGGCATGGCGCAAGGCAGGGCAGGAAAGAAAGGTAACCGCAGCCAAAACCATATCTACGCCCCAAAGCGTAAACGTAAGCTATAATTTTGAGTATGCCTACAAAGGGGACCAAATAGGAACGGGAAAGGTAGTTTATACCGTTGACAGAACAGGAAAGGTGCAGGTATTCAATGAGCTGAAGATAACCGGGAAAGATGCGCCCGAACCTGTGCGCATGGGCACCAACCTGGTAATGCCGGGCAGCTACGACCAAATGACCTGGCTGGGCCGCGGTCCGCACGAATCATACATCGACCGCAAAACCAGTGCCTTTGTTGATTTGTATTCAGGCCCGGTGGCCGATCAGTACTTTCCATATATCCGTCCGCAGGAAAACGGCAATAAAACCGATGTGCGCTGGGTGAGCATCACCGACGGAAACGGCTTTGGCCTTAAATTCACGGGCAAGCGTCTATTGGAAGTATCGGCCCACCACAACATTATGGAGGACTTTGAATCGCCGCACCGTACCGATGGCCGCCAGGTTGAAGGCGTGCCGGTGATAAACAGGCACACCACCGACGTGAAGTCCCGCGAGCTTACCTCGGTAAATATCGACCACAAACAAATGGGCGTGGGCGGCGACAACAGCTGGGGTGCATGGACGCATGAGAAATACAGGTTGACCGATAAAAACTATACGTACAGCTTTACCATTAGCCCGGTAACTGGCATGGTACAAGCAAGTAATTAG